In Sphingomonas sp. M1-B02, the sequence CAAGGTCGTGGAAGTGTCTCGCAAGAAGTAGCGTACCGGGCGGGGGGTGCGCTACAACGCATCCCCCAAACGATTTGAGCCCCGGCTGCTACAACAGCCGGGGCTCGTGTCAGAGCATTGGAAACCAATGAACGTAGCACCCGCTACTTAAGCGACTCGCGTGAATATTTCAAGCCGCGACCCCTGCCTGCTTGAGGTGCGGCCCCAGCCGCCCACTCAGCCACAGGAAGAACATCCGATAGTCCGAAACGAGCGACCAGAGCGGATAGGTGAAGGTCGCCGGCCGGTTCTTCTCCACGCCGAAATGCGCGCCCCAGGCGAAGCCATATCCCGCCAGCGGCACCAGCAGCCACCACGAGCCCCCCGAACGCAGCGCGACGATCAGGAACAGGAAGGTCAGCGCCGTCCCGATATAATGCAGCCGCCGCGTCTCGGGCTTGGCATGCTCGCGCAGATAATGTGGCCAGAAGTCGCGATAGCGGGTGATCGTGCGCGCCATGGCCCCGATGCTACGCTTCTTTCGCCCCTGCGCAAGCCATGGTAGAAGGCATCGAGGCGGAGGTAGACGATGGGTGCGCAGCTCAACATCAAGGATGCCGAGACCGTCCGTCTCGCGCATGCGCTTGCCGAGGCAACCCGTCAGCCGGTCACCAAGGCGATCCGTCGGGCACTCGAACGCGAACTACGCGCAACCGAGGCCGAGCGCGCCGAACGTATGGAGCAACTGCGAGAGATTGTGCGAGACGCACGCTCGCTCTGGAAGCCGGAATATCTGAACGCCGATCTGGATGACCTCATATATGATGAGCGCGGTCTCCCCAGATGATCCTCGATAGCTCGGTCCTGGTCGCCATTCTCCAGGAAGAGCCCGAAGCCGCGACCTTGATAGAAGCGCTCGCCGATCATTGGGGAGCCATAAGGCTGTCTGCTGCAAACTATTTGGAGGCCACGATCGTGATCGATCGCAACGGCAGCGCCGAATTGAGCGCCCGGTTCGATGCGTTGATCAAGGCATTCGCAGTCGAGATTGTGCCTGTGACCAAAGAGCAGGCCGAAATCGGGCGCCAAGCTTATTGCGCCTATGGCAAGGGCAACCACCCCGCCCGCCTCAACTTCGGCGACTGTTTCGCCTATGCCCTCGCCAAGGCCACCAACGAACCCTTGCTCTTCAAGGGCGGCGATTTCGCGCAGACCGATATCGCCGCCGCGTGACCCGCAAGCACAGCTTTCCCCCCGTCGTCGATCCGGACGTCCGCCTGCTCGTCTTGGGCTCGCTCCCCGGCGAGGCCTCGCTCGCGGCGCATCGCTATTATGCCCATCCACAGAACCAATTCTGGCACCTGCTCTCCCCCGCCGCCGGCCGCGATCTCGCCGCCCTCCCCTACGAAGCCCGGCTGACCGCATTGCTCGAAGCGCATATCGGGCTGTGGGACGTGATCGCCAGCGCCGCCCGCGCCGGCAGCACCGATGCGGCGATCCGCGATGCGGAGGGTCATGACGTGGCAGGGCTCGCCGCAAGCCTGCCGGACTTGCGCGCGATCGCCTTCAACGGCGCCACCGCGCACAAGCAGGGCGTCAAGCAGCTGGGATCGGCCGCGCACCGCTACGCGATCATCGCCCTTCCCTCGAGCAGCCCGCTCCACACCGTCGGCCTCGCCGCCAAGCTTGCCGCTTGGCGGGCGCTCGCCACCTACTCGGCCTAAACTTTCCTACAGCGCCTTGTTCTGGTAATGTTCCAGTCATGAGTCGTTCGCTGCCTATCGCTCCCCACGTGCGCTTTGCGACGCACGCAACGAACGAACCCGAACGCGCAATTCTATTGCCGAAAACACAGGAAAAGTGGGAAGCTAAGCCCGCGAACCTGCTCGCTTTCCCCCCGCGACCGCTGCGCTGGCTGTTCCTCGATCTCAATTCCTATTTCGCCAGCGTCGAGCAGCAGCTCGATCCCGCGCTGCGCGGCAAGCCGATCATCGTCGCGCCGGTCGATGCCGATACCACCGTCGCCATCGCCGCTTCGATCGAGGCAAAGCGCTACGGCATTTCCACCGGCACGCCGGTTTGGGAGGCGAAGCAAATATGCCGCGACATCATCGTCACCCCCGCCCGCCATGCACGCTATGTCGAGTTTCACGACGCGATCGTCGCCGAGATCTGGCGCCACATCCCCGTCACCCATGTCTGCAGCATCGACGAAGTCGCCTGCCGCCTGCTCGATAACGAGAATAGCAGGGAAGCCGCGGTAGCGCTGGCCAGGCGGATCAAGGCGGGCATCCGCGCGAACGTCGGCGAATGTCTCACCAGCTCGGTCGGCATCGCCCCCAATCGCCTCCTCGCCAAGCTCGCATCGGACATGCAGAAGCCCGACGGCCTGATCGTCTTCACCGAAGACCAGCTACCCCATCGCCTGTTCGACATGCCGCTGCGCGACATCGCCGGCATCGGCGCCAAGATGGAGCGCCGGCTGGCGCAGGACGGCATCCTCGATATCCGCCAATATTGCGAACGCCGCCCGCGCGACGCCGGCACGGCCTGGGGCGGCACCAACGGCGATCGGCTCTGGTATCAGCTGCACGGCGTCGATCTGCCCGAAAAGCCCAGCCAGAGCCGTA encodes:
- a CDS encoding type II toxin-antitoxin system VapC family toxin, with protein sequence MILDSSVLVAILQEEPEAATLIEALADHWGAIRLSAANYLEATIVIDRNGSAELSARFDALIKAFAVEIVPVTKEQAEIGRQAYCAYGKGNHPARLNFGDCFAYALAKATNEPLLFKGGDFAQTDIAAA
- a CDS encoding DNA polymerase Y family protein — encoded protein: MPKTQEKWEAKPANLLAFPPRPLRWLFLDLNSYFASVEQQLDPALRGKPIIVAPVDADTTVAIAASIEAKRYGISTGTPVWEAKQICRDIIVTPARHARYVEFHDAIVAEIWRHIPVTHVCSIDEVACRLLDNENSREAAVALARRIKAGIRANVGECLTSSVGIAPNRLLAKLASDMQKPDGLIVFTEDQLPHRLFDMPLRDIAGIGAKMERRLAQDGILDIRQYCERRPRDAGTAWGGTNGDRLWYQLHGVDLPEKPSQSRSIGHSHVLSPNKRALEPTRVTARRLALKCASRLRRKGYRSRLLVLHGKFEDDKSNWRAAIKLPCTEDSFVILAALDSLFPRLAEAGRKRPGGFRLRMVGVTLSEIEAVEGEQGSLFAALDPDDPLARETRTLALSRAMDRINEKFGRHAVSVGPLNGGRVDAVGTKIAFGRIPEMNEFHE
- a CDS encoding DNA-deoxyinosine glycosylase, translating into MTRKHSFPPVVDPDVRLLVLGSLPGEASLAAHRYYAHPQNQFWHLLSPAAGRDLAALPYEARLTALLEAHIGLWDVIASAARAGSTDAAIRDAEGHDVAGLAASLPDLRAIAFNGATAHKQGVKQLGSAAHRYAIIALPSSSPLHTVGLAAKLAAWRALATYSA
- a CDS encoding type II toxin-antitoxin system VapB family antitoxin, with the protein product MGAQLNIKDAETVRLAHALAEATRQPVTKAIRRALERELRATEAERAERMEQLREIVRDARSLWKPEYLNADLDDLIYDERGLPR
- a CDS encoding DUF962 domain-containing protein, which gives rise to MARTITRYRDFWPHYLREHAKPETRRLHYIGTALTFLFLIVALRSGGSWWLLVPLAGYGFAWGAHFGVEKNRPATFTYPLWSLVSDYRMFFLWLSGRLGPHLKQAGVAA